In Zingiber officinale cultivar Zhangliang chromosome 11B, Zo_v1.1, whole genome shotgun sequence, a single window of DNA contains:
- the LOC122034292 gene encoding lipase-like: protein MGRWLRFAALVIVSLFVVSVGREIKINYEDELPVYNHTLTKIIVEYASAAYITDLTELFTWTCSRCDDFTKEFEVIELIVDIQNCLQAFVGVDPDLNSIVIAFRGTQEHSLRNWIEDLFWKQLDLKYPGMPDAMVHHGFYSAYHNTTLRQGILNAIQRAIDIYGNISIFVTGHSMGGALASFCALDLAVNHGMTDIQLTTFGQPRIGNAAFVRYFGKRVPHTVRVTHANDIVPHLPPYYSYFERRTYHHFPREVWLQDTEIEGTTHTIEKLCDDSGEDPYCSRSVSGNSIADHLNYYGIALKADSWGSCRIVMGTRAEVQYNVDYNGNIRLSRDPTLSLSKQIYL, encoded by the exons ATGGGCCGATGGCTACGGTTCGCGGCCCTGGTTATTGTCAGCTTGTTCGTCGTTTCCGTAGGAAGAG AGATCAAGATCAATTATGAGGACGAACTGCCTGTCTACAATCATACCCTCACGAAGATAATTGTTGAATATGCTTCAGCT GCCTACATTACAGATTTGACGGAACTTTTTACATGGACTTGCTCAAGGTGTGATGATTTTACAAAG GAATTTGAGGTGATAGAGCTTATTGTTGATATCCAGAACTGCTTACAG GCATTTGTCGGAGTTGATCCTGATCTGAATTCCATTGTTATTGCATTCAGAGGCACACAAGAACACAG CCTACGAAATTGGATTGAAGATTTGTTCTGGAAGCAGCTAGATCTTAAATACCCTGGAATGCCTGATGCAATG GTGCACCATGGATTCTACTCTGCTTACCACAACACTACATTACGCCAAGGGATTTTAAATGCCATTCAAAGAGCTATTGATATTTATGGAAATATCAGTATATTTGTTACAGGTCATTCAATGGGAGGAGCTCTGGCTTCCTTTTGTGCACTGGATCTAGCT GTTAATCATGGAATGACAGACATTCAACTTACGACGTTTGGACAGCCTCGCATAGGCAATGCTGCTTTTGTCCGTTATTTCGGCAAACGCGTGCCACATACTGTTCGTGTGACTCATGCAAATGATATTGTGCCACACTTACCGCCATATTATTCTTATTTTGAAAGGAGAACATACCATCACTTCCCTAGAGAG GTTTGGCTCCAAGATACTGAAATAGAAGGCACCACTCACACAATTGAAAAACTGTGCGACGACTCTGGAGAAGACCCTTATTGCAGCAG ATCTGTGTCCGGAAACAGCATAGCAGACCACCTCAACTACTATGGAATTGCTTTAAAAGCTGATTCTTGGGGCTCTTGCAGAATAGTAATGGGAACTCGAGCAGAAGTACAATACAATGTTGATTACAATGGCAACATTAGGTTATCAAGGGATCCTACTCTCAGTTTGTCAAAACAAATTTACCTGTAA